DNA sequence from the Shewanella piezotolerans WP3 genome:
AATATATGCAGTAAAAGCCCAAGCATTAGACAGTAATATGCGGCCTATACCTGTTGAGGTCATTTTTAAAGCCAAACATTATATTTTGGCTGCTGGCGCTATCCATACACCCACTATCATGCTGCAATCCAAATTGCCTGATCCCTATGAGCTCATTGGTAAGCGGACCTTCCTCCACCCAACATTGCTTAGCGGAGCGATGTTTACCGATCCTATTAATGGTCATAGTGGGGCGCCGCAATCTATTTATTCAGATGAGTTTGTTTGGAAAAATGGAGCCGATGGTGAGTTAGGTTACAAGCTTGAAGTACCACCTATTCACCCTATTTTGATCGCATCAAAAACTATCGGTTATGGTCAGAGCCATGCAGAATTGATGGCAAACTTTAATCAGCTTCAAGTGACCATCGCCCTTGTTCGTGATGGTTATCATGAGAATAGCCCTGGTGGTGAAGTTAAATTAACAGAATATGGCAGTACATTGGATTATCCGTTAACTGATGCATTTTGGCGAGCGGCAAGACGGGCTTACGCCAGTATGGCTGAACTGCAGTTCGCTGCGGGTGCAAATAAGGTGCTGCCAATTAGCGAAGGTATGCCTTACTTACGTAATTGGTCTGAAGCTAAGCAGGCTATTGCGAACATGGATCTTGCGCCATTAAAAACGGTTGTTGCTTCAGCTCATGTGATGGGAGGGTGCCCACTAGGGGAAGACCCTAAGATGTCGATGGTCAACAGCTATGGTGAGTCGCATTATTTTGAAAACTTGTCTGTGATGGATGGTTCTATATTCCCCACGAGTCTTGGCGCTAATCCTCAGTTATCGATATATGGCATAACGGCACGTAATGCGACTAGACTTGCTGAAAAGTTAACAAGTTAATTGAGCTCTGCTATAGGAATAAAAAAGCCCAGTGTGAACACTGGGCTTTTTTGTCGATATAAAATGTATTATTGCGGCGCTTTTAGACCGTTATTGATTGCACTGACGTCATCTTCGTTCAACGTACCTGCAGCTTGCTTAAGTGCAATGATTGAGTTGATGTAACCATAACGTGCATCAGACAATTTACGTTTTGAATCGTAAAGGTCTCGGGTTCGGTTTAATACATCAACAATAGTACGAGTACCCACTTCAAAACCAGCTTGAGTTGCCTTTAATGCACTCTCAGATGAGATTACAGACTGCTCATAAGCACGGATTGAACTGATTGAGGCACCTACGTTGTTAAAGTTATTACGTACATCTTTAACGACTTTACGGTGTGTCTGTTCAAGTTTTTCACTTGCTTCAACATATTGATACTGAGCTTGGTTAACTTGAGAAGTGACTTTGAAACCTTCAAAAATAGGGATGCTCAAAGTTACACCTAATGTGCCATTGTCAAAATCAGGAGTACTTGTACCTGCTGTTTCTTGCTCAATACCTTTTCTGTAGCCAGCATCTAAGCTCAATGAAGGCATATGACCCGCTTTATAAAGCGTAATGGTCTCTTCAGCGATATCTTTACCAATACGCGTTGTCATTAAGTCAACGTTATTGGTTTCTGCCATTTTAATCCAATCAGTCGACATAGCTGGTGCTACCGGCGATGCTGAAAAACGGTTAGTGTCGAGGATGTTAATGCTCTTGTGATCGATACCAGTGATTTCACGTAGTGCTTCATAGCTGTTAGCTAGTGTGTTTTCTGCAAGGATCTCTGTAGCATTTGCAAGGTCATACTGAGCTTGGGCTTCATGCACGTCAGTAATCGCGGTCAGACCAACGGCAAAGCGCTGTTTTGTTTGCTCAAGTTGACGTTCAATAGCGCGTTTCTCAGAGCCTTGGAATTCATAATTATCTTTGGCTGTTAATACGTCAAAATAAGCCGTAGTTACGCGAATAATCAGGTTTTGTAGCGACGATGCGTATGCCGAGTCTGCTTGTGATGCCGCTTTTTCTGCCAAGCTAAGTCCAACCCATGCACTGTGGTCATAGATGACTTGTTTAAGCGAGACCCCACCGACGATACCACTGCTATCAGCACTTGGATCGTTCCAAGCTTTATCGTAACCGATGTTAGCACTGATTGTTGGTAACAGCGGTGCACGCTGCTCTTGAATTTGCTCGTAAAGCGCATCGCGCTGAGCTTTAGCTTGTAGCGCTACAGGATCACTGGTTAGGGCTTGTTGGTATATCTGTAGAAGGTCGTCGGCATGAGCAACTTGCGCTGAGACTGCTAGCGTCAGTGCGGCACATAGAGAACGGATCTTGAATTTCATTTGCTGTCCTTTTTAGACAAAATTCTCCATTGAGGAGCGAATTTAACTTTGTTTTGTTTAGTTATGCCTAACTTTTATCTTGAAAGTAAGGCGGTTTGCGCTTCCCGACGCTTCCCAATACATCTAAACTTAGTGAGTTAGATAGTAGAAACCTACAATTCCTAAGTCAACTAGGAAGTGTAACAGTTTTTTATCGCAATAATCAGATCTGCCTTTATCTTAGTATTAATAATTTTATTTTGCCTCGTTTTGGCATAAACGCTTTGATTAATAAGTAGCTTTAGGAGAATAAATGAACAGCACTTTTAACCATGAAGATGTCGAGTTACTCGGCAAAAAAACGCTATATAAAGGCTTTTTCAAGATGGAAGAGTATAAGTTCAAGCACCGTTTATTCGACGGTGGTTGGAGCGAAGTCGTTACCAGAGAAGTATTTGAAAGGGGGCACGCCGTGGTGGTGTTACCTTATGATCCCGTTAACGACAAGGTGGTGCTGATTGAGCAGATCCGCATTCCCGTTCTGGAAAGCGCATCTACGCCGTGGTTGCTTGAGCTAGTGGCCGGGATGATTGACCCTGGTCAAACATCCCAGAACGTTGCCGTTAAGGAGCTCCAAGAGGAAACGGGTTTAACGGCGAAAAGTATCACTAAAGTAAATCAGTATTTCTCAAGCCCTGGCGGGACCAGTGAGCGATTTGACTTTTATTGGGCCGCTGTCGATTCTACATGTGCTACAGGTCATTACGGCTTAGCTGAGGAACATGAAGATATCAAGGTGCATGTCGTTGATAGAGAGTTAGCTTACACAATGATGACTAATGGCCGCATTGATAATGCTTCAACCGTTATTGGTTTACAATGGCTGCAGCTAAACTATCGAGATTTGCTTCAAACAGATTGTGAAAAATAATCATGATTGGCTGATTTTGAAGAACTTTGGAATGATATCGTGTCAAAAGTAACTTATGCTGGGAAATCGAAGTACCAGCCAAATGTTAGCCAGTTTTTGGCTGTTTGTTCGAGAAACTATATGCATATTCAACGCTGGCTCACCCAAGAGCCTAGTGAAGGAACATATTGGCAGGTTGATGGCGAGTTTGGTCGATTGAATGTTCGCCTATTGGAAAATACCAAATATACCCAATTGGTAGAGATTTCTAGGTGCGTTGGAGAGCATGTCCTGGTGTCAACACCAAAAGTCTCTGTGCGCATTTACCATGACGCTAAATTAGCAGAAGTGTTAACTAGTCAACAGATTTACCAATTGCGTCCAGTGTATGATTATCCAAATATGCATATGCATCATCGTGATGAAAAGTATCAAGTGAATGCGTTTCTTGAAGAGTTGTTGAAGATAGATAACTTGACCAAATTTATTTGTGAATCTGATATTTAGGTAATTACTTTGCTAAAAGAGGCAATCTCTTATTCAATTTCTGAGTCTGAAAGTGTGAGAATGGTGCAAGTCACTGATCCTCACCTTTTTGCTGATCCTGAAGCTCAATTGCTAGGCGTGAATACCGCTCAAAGCTTGAACGCAGTGTTAAATACTATTGCTGCTGTTGATTATCCAGCTCACTTTATGTTGGCCACTGGAGATATTAGTCAAGACTATTCCAATGAGTCATATCACAGTTTTGTTGACGCTATAGCGCCACTGAAGATCCCTTGCCATTACTTGCCGGGTAATCATGACGACCCGCGCATAATGAATCTGCATATGCAGGGAGATAATGTGCATGGCCAAAAAAGAGTGTTAGCGGGTAATTGGCAAATTATCATGTTGGACTCCACCGTAAGAGGGCGGCCCGGTGGCCATATGTCTGAGGCCGAGTTAACACTCATTGATAGAGCTATTGAAGCAGAGCCAAACCGTCATACCTTATTAGTTATGCATCATAACCCTGTACTGGCTGGCTGCGCTTGGTTAGATCAGCACTGTATGGATAATGGTAGTGACTTTATTCAACAAGTTTCACGCTATCGACAAGTTAAAGGGCTGCTTTGGGGCCATATTCACCAAAGCGTTGATACCGTTCACCTTGGGCCTAATGGTCCTGTGAAGTTAATGGCTACCCCTTCAACCTGTATTCAATTTAAGCCCAAATCTCCCTATTTTGCATTAGATGCACTACAACCTGGTTACCGTTTGCTGGAGCTTAAGTCTGATGGTAGCATCCTTACTAACGTATATCGGGTACCAGGTGAAAATTTCTCACCAGACAACGAAGCTGGCGGTTATTAAGCAAAGTTAAAACCGCAGCGTGAGGAACTATGCTGCTTTATATTCATGGATTTAACAGTTCACCACTTTCGGATAAAGGACTTGTTACCGCAAGTTTTATCCAACAAAACTACCCAGATTTAGATTTCAGACAACCACAACTGCCTAGTGAGCCGCTTGCTGCTATGGCGATGCTGATCGATATTGTTGAACAAGCAAAGACCGCTGGCGAGTCGATAAGCTATATAGGGTCTTCATTAGGTGGCTACTTCGCCAGTTATTTGGCTGAAAAGTACGGCGGACGCGCAGTTTTGATTAATCCTGCGGTAAAACCCTTCGAACTGTTTGATGAATTCATTGGCACTCAGTACAATCCCTATACGAACGAAACCTATCAGGTTTTAGCCAAGCACAAACAGGATGTTGCCCAGTTCGATACTGCTGCAATTATAAATCCTGATCGCTTCTATGTTTTGTTACAAACAGGCGATGAAGTACTCGACTATAAACAGGCTGTGCAGAAGTATCATTGTTGTCAGTTGTTGATTGAACCTGGCGGTGACCATAGCTTTATCGGTTATGAAAGTCAGCTGTCTGCCATTTGTGAATACCTGTTTTCTTGACAAATAGACCCGTAGGGCCGCACCATGGCCTGAATAACAAAAAAAAATGTGTGCTATGACAAATCAATACACCTCAGATGCTATTGAAGTCCTAAACGGACTTGACCCTGTAAAACGTCGCCCAGGTATGTACACCGATACTTCGCGTCCAAACCATTTAGGACAGGAAGTCATAGACAATAGTGTGGATGAAGCACTTGCTGGACATGCCAGTCGAATCGATGTGATCTTACATGCCGATAACTCTCTTGAAGTGACGGATGATGGCCGTGGTATGCCTGTCGATATTCACCCTGAAGAGGGGATCCCGGGTGTCGAGCTTATCCTGACTAAACTGCATGCTGGTGGTAAATTTTCGAATAAGAATTACCAGTTCTCTGGTGGTCTCCATGGGGTGGGAATTTCAGTTGTAAACGCCCTTTCTAGTCGAGTGGAAATTACGGTAAGGCGCAACGCTGAAGTCTATGACATGGCTTTTGAACATGGTGAAAAGGTTGAAGATCTCCGTGTAACAGGAACTTGCGGTAGACGAAACACGGGCACTCGGGTTCATTTCTGGCCAGACGCAAGCTATTTTGATTCTGGCAATTTCTCTATAACCAAACTCAGTTACTTACTGAAGGCCAAGGCGGTATTATGTCCTGGCTTACGGATTAAGTTTGTCAATAAGCAAACTAATGAAACCCAAGAATGGTTTTATGAAAGTGGCTTAGAAGATTATTTAAAGTCGTCGATTGACGGCGTACCTATGCTGCCTGAAGTGCCTTTTGTAGGTAATTTTAAAGGTAACCTTGAAGCTGCTGATTGGGCAATAACTTGGTTACCAGAAGGCGGCGATTACCTAAACGAGAGTTATGTAAACCTCATTCCAACGCCGCTTGGCGGAACTCACGTGAATGGCTTTAGGCAAGGTCTACTGGAGTCTATGCGTGAGTTTTGCGAGTTTAGAAACCTTGTACCACGCGGCATCAAGCTAACGCCTGAAGATATTTGGGATCGTTGTACCTTTATCCTATCAATAAAGATGCAGGACCCGCAGTTTGCGGGGCAAACCAAAGAGAAGTTATCGAGTCGGCAATGTGCAGCGTTTGTATCAGGCATTGTGCGTGACGCCTTTAGTTTGTGGCTAAATACCAATACTGAGCAAGCTGAAGCTTTGGCTGATATGTGTATTAACAATGCGCAGAAACGCTTGAAAGCGGCTAAGAAGGTAGCGCGTAAACGTATAACCTCAGGGCCTGCTTTACCGGGTAAATTGACCGATTGTAGTGGTCAAGATCCTATGCGTGGCGAGCTGTTCTTAGTCGAAGGTGATTCTGCGGGCGGTAGCGCTAAGCAGGCTCGTGACAGAGAGTTTCAGGCGATTATGCCACTGCGTGGGAAAATCCTTAATACTTGGGAGGTCGATGCAACACAGGTATTGGCATCTCAAGAGGTGCATGATATTTCAGTTGCGATAGGTTGCGATCCAGATAGTAGTGATATTTCAGAGCTAAGATATGGAAAAATCTGTATTCTGGCTGATGCTGACTCCGATGGTTTGCATATTGCGACTTTGCTTTGTGCACTCTTTATGAAGCATTACCGAGTATTGGTTGAAGAGGGGCATATTTATGTGGCAATGCCTCCTTTGTTCAGAATCGATATTGGTAAAGAAGTTTTCTATGCACTTGATGAAGCGGAGCGGGACGGCATTCTTGATCGTATTGCAGCTGAAAAACGCAAAGGCAAAGTGCAGGTAACACGATTTAAGGGATTGGGTGAAATGAATCCTCTGCAGCTACGTGAAACCACAATGGACCCTAACACACGTCGATTAGTTCAACTTACCGTTGATGATGCCGATGATACATTAGCAGTAATGGATATGCTGTTAGCAAAGAAACGTTCTAGCGATAGAAAAGTATGGCTAGAAACCAAAGGCGATCTCGCACAAATATAGATCGACTTTTTTACTTTTAGAGCACTAAATAAAAGAATAATAATGACGTTTGAAAATTACCCCAAGCGAATATTTATCGGTTTATCGGTGATGTTTGCTCAAGTTATTTTGGGTTCCGCAGCGTATGCTGCCGAGCCTGTAATGATCACTGTTTCAAAAG
Encoded proteins:
- a CDS encoding GMC family oxidoreductase, with product MAIEDPIVSGLNSGWAHINAATLTANQTFEADVVIVGSGAGGGTAAEILTKAGLSVIIVEGGPLKSSKDFVMEERRAYPDLYQQAAGMKTTDKAIGIFQGRAVGGSTTVNWTTSIRTPEPALAFWASDKSVQGLSKEELTPWFEQMEQRLNISEWSFDPNRNNAALKEGCEQLGWDYTVIKRNVKGCWNTGYCGMGCPVNAKQSMLVTTIPAALEGGATLVSQAKVKKLEHHGDKIYAVKAQALDSNMRPIPVEVIFKAKHYILAAGAIHTPTIMLQSKLPDPYELIGKRTFLHPTLLSGAMFTDPINGHSGAPQSIYSDEFVWKNGADGELGYKLEVPPIHPILIASKTIGYGQSHAELMANFNQLQVTIALVRDGYHENSPGGEVKLTEYGSTLDYPLTDAFWRAARRAYASMAELQFAAGANKVLPISEGMPYLRNWSEAKQAIANMDLAPLKTVVASAHVMGGCPLGEDPKMSMVNSYGESHYFENLSVMDGSIFPTSLGANPQLSIYGITARNATRLAEKLTS
- the tolC gene encoding outer membrane channel protein TolC — translated: MKFKIRSLCAALTLAVSAQVAHADDLLQIYQQALTSDPVALQAKAQRDALYEQIQEQRAPLLPTISANIGYDKAWNDPSADSSGIVGGVSLKQVIYDHSAWVGLSLAEKAASQADSAYASSLQNLIIRVTTAYFDVLTAKDNYEFQGSEKRAIERQLEQTKQRFAVGLTAITDVHEAQAQYDLANATEILAENTLANSYEALREITGIDHKSINILDTNRFSASPVAPAMSTDWIKMAETNNVDLMTTRIGKDIAEETITLYKAGHMPSLSLDAGYRKGIEQETAGTSTPDFDNGTLGVTLSIPIFEGFKVTSQVNQAQYQYVEASEKLEQTHRKVVKDVRNNFNNVGASISSIRAYEQSVISSESALKATQAGFEVGTRTIVDVLNRTRDLYDSKRKLSDARYGYINSIIALKQAAGTLNEDDVSAINNGLKAPQ
- the nudF gene encoding ADP-ribose diphosphatase, translating into MNSTFNHEDVELLGKKTLYKGFFKMEEYKFKHRLFDGGWSEVVTREVFERGHAVVVLPYDPVNDKVVLIEQIRIPVLESASTPWLLELVAGMIDPGQTSQNVAVKELQEETGLTAKSITKVNQYFSSPGGTSERFDFYWAAVDSTCATGHYGLAEEHEDIKVHVVDRELAYTMMTNGRIDNASTVIGLQWLQLNYRDLLQTDCEK
- a CDS encoding DUF1249 domain-containing protein, with the translated sequence MSKVTYAGKSKYQPNVSQFLAVCSRNYMHIQRWLTQEPSEGTYWQVDGEFGRLNVRLLENTKYTQLVEISRCVGEHVLVSTPKVSVRIYHDAKLAEVLTSQQIYQLRPVYDYPNMHMHHRDEKYQVNAFLEELLKIDNLTKFICESDI
- the cpdA gene encoding 3',5'-cyclic-AMP phosphodiesterase, producing the protein MLKEAISYSISESESVRMVQVTDPHLFADPEAQLLGVNTAQSLNAVLNTIAAVDYPAHFMLATGDISQDYSNESYHSFVDAIAPLKIPCHYLPGNHDDPRIMNLHMQGDNVHGQKRVLAGNWQIIMLDSTVRGRPGGHMSEAELTLIDRAIEAEPNRHTLLVMHHNPVLAGCAWLDQHCMDNGSDFIQQVSRYRQVKGLLWGHIHQSVDTVHLGPNGPVKLMATPSTCIQFKPKSPYFALDALQPGYRLLELKSDGSILTNVYRVPGENFSPDNEAGGY
- a CDS encoding YqiA/YcfP family alpha/beta fold hydrolase, whose protein sequence is MLLYIHGFNSSPLSDKGLVTASFIQQNYPDLDFRQPQLPSEPLAAMAMLIDIVEQAKTAGESISYIGSSLGGYFASYLAEKYGGRAVLINPAVKPFELFDEFIGTQYNPYTNETYQVLAKHKQDVAQFDTAAIINPDRFYVLLQTGDEVLDYKQAVQKYHCCQLLIEPGGDHSFIGYESQLSAICEYLFS
- the parE gene encoding DNA topoisomerase IV subunit B, which encodes MTNQYTSDAIEVLNGLDPVKRRPGMYTDTSRPNHLGQEVIDNSVDEALAGHASRIDVILHADNSLEVTDDGRGMPVDIHPEEGIPGVELILTKLHAGGKFSNKNYQFSGGLHGVGISVVNALSSRVEITVRRNAEVYDMAFEHGEKVEDLRVTGTCGRRNTGTRVHFWPDASYFDSGNFSITKLSYLLKAKAVLCPGLRIKFVNKQTNETQEWFYESGLEDYLKSSIDGVPMLPEVPFVGNFKGNLEAADWAITWLPEGGDYLNESYVNLIPTPLGGTHVNGFRQGLLESMREFCEFRNLVPRGIKLTPEDIWDRCTFILSIKMQDPQFAGQTKEKLSSRQCAAFVSGIVRDAFSLWLNTNTEQAEALADMCINNAQKRLKAAKKVARKRITSGPALPGKLTDCSGQDPMRGELFLVEGDSAGGSAKQARDREFQAIMPLRGKILNTWEVDATQVLASQEVHDISVAIGCDPDSSDISELRYGKICILADADSDGLHIATLLCALFMKHYRVLVEEGHIYVAMPPLFRIDIGKEVFYALDEAERDGILDRIAAEKRKGKVQVTRFKGLGEMNPLQLRETTMDPNTRRLVQLTVDDADDTLAVMDMLLAKKRSSDRKVWLETKGDLAQI